From Myxococcus stipitatus, one genomic window encodes:
- a CDS encoding EamA family transporter: protein METVALLLVLSSAFLHATWNAMLKRYPNPEAGVVAVITVAMVGGALWAFGMHGAAFPSWKGLGWAVVAGVCESVYLAALSRALHRAPLGLVYTVSRGGAMLLVWPVSVLALGEGVSVWTVTGAAVLGAGLVVMQLTRPEGRVASGFAWAALSAVGIAGYHLSYKVALAQGAQAPALFTVGMLIALPVLVVERGRRFGWAPLAREAWSRPGSVLVAGIFCMLSFALMLSALGNSGAGVVLTLRNTSIAFALVLAAFQGERMGRRQLVGAGFVSVGAVLLGLPG from the coding sequence GTGGAGACGGTTGCCCTGTTGCTGGTGTTGTCCTCCGCGTTCCTGCACGCGACATGGAACGCGATGCTCAAGCGCTACCCCAACCCCGAGGCGGGCGTGGTGGCGGTCATCACCGTGGCCATGGTGGGTGGCGCGCTCTGGGCGTTTGGCATGCACGGCGCGGCGTTCCCTTCCTGGAAGGGCCTGGGGTGGGCCGTCGTCGCGGGCGTGTGCGAGAGCGTCTACCTGGCGGCGCTCTCCCGCGCGCTCCACCGCGCGCCGCTGGGGCTCGTGTACACGGTGTCCCGGGGCGGAGCGATGTTGCTGGTGTGGCCGGTGTCCGTGCTGGCGCTGGGGGAGGGCGTCTCGGTGTGGACCGTCACCGGGGCGGCGGTGCTCGGCGCGGGGCTGGTGGTGATGCAGCTGACCCGTCCCGAGGGGCGCGTGGCCTCCGGCTTCGCCTGGGCCGCGCTGTCCGCCGTGGGCATCGCCGGCTATCACCTGAGCTACAAGGTGGCCCTGGCCCAGGGCGCGCAAGCACCGGCGCTCTTCACCGTGGGCATGCTCATCGCGCTGCCCGTCCTCGTCGTGGAGCGAGGCCGTCGATTCGGCTGGGCGCCCCTCGCGCGGGAGGCGTGGAGCCGTCCTGGCTCCGTCCTCGTCGCAGGCATCTTCTGCATGCTGTCCTTCGCGCTGATGCTGTCCGCGCTGGGCAACAGCGGCGCCGGTGTGGTGCTGACGCTGCGCAACACCTCCATCGCCTTCGCCCTGGTGCTCGCGGCTTTCCAGGGAGAGCGCATGGGACGGCGGCAGCTCGTCGGCGCCGGCTTCGTCTCCGTGGGAGCCGTCCTGCTGGGGCTGCCTGGCTGA
- a CDS encoding tetratricopeptide repeat protein encodes MTNAAVLVLQLLTTQAPGPDAAALERTAAVETARLRASPDDADALYRLGTAFLALNKPKKAVEPLTKLVEVEPGLVPPRLALARALRLSGDAEKARTMLDQSIAAFPEDASLRSERGLLARILEETDVAISQYSVAVELSAQDAELRFNLGEALQRANRTDDAIEAYREALKLDGKLNVARINLGKALSEKGLNGEAKEVLREATREKLGEVEAHYNLGVLLMRENDLDGAIAEYQRAIAADPKHARAHNNLGVAINEKGDPRKATEAFLKAIAADPKYAEAHFNLGLAYFQLGDNVRATKSFEKALVLEPRRASGPYTQLGHLYLEQGKKKQAVEAFKKAIEKSTEDGRKTTEAYQGLARAYLSLGKADDAVATLKTAVEAFPKDAAARAGYGEALKAKGDLEGAIAQYEEAVSLAPTPETRLALADTYAKKRVGAKARPLYEALLKEDPANRAAKLGLADLLLAMGAYVDAETVLAARQGEEADTAALARLGIVHSRRGRPDLAVTELEAVVEKDPAQVEARTELGFIYMRGGDLPKARKILGDVLAVEPRNALALLYLGHTLYQQGNTKDAEKSFRGSIQVDPNFGEPHNALGQLLESAKRLDEAKQEYETTLKLQPDHEDAKASLKRLGASAKAP; translated from the coding sequence ATGACGAATGCCGCCGTCCTGGTGCTCCAGCTGCTCACCACCCAGGCCCCCGGGCCCGACGCGGCGGCGCTCGAGCGCACCGCGGCGGTGGAGACCGCCCGCCTGCGCGCGTCTCCGGACGACGCGGACGCGCTCTATCGCCTGGGCACGGCCTTCCTCGCGCTGAACAAGCCGAAGAAGGCGGTGGAGCCGCTGACGAAGCTGGTGGAGGTGGAGCCGGGCCTCGTCCCGCCCCGCCTCGCGCTGGCCCGGGCGCTGCGGCTTTCGGGTGACGCGGAGAAGGCGCGGACGATGCTGGACCAGTCCATCGCCGCCTTCCCGGAGGATGCGTCGCTGCGCTCGGAGCGGGGCCTGCTGGCGCGCATCCTGGAGGAGACGGACGTCGCCATCAGCCAGTACTCGGTGGCCGTGGAGCTGTCGGCTCAGGACGCGGAGCTGCGCTTCAACCTGGGCGAGGCGCTCCAGCGCGCCAACCGCACGGACGACGCCATCGAGGCGTACCGCGAGGCGCTGAAGCTCGACGGCAAGCTCAACGTCGCGCGCATCAACCTGGGCAAGGCGCTGTCGGAGAAGGGGCTCAACGGCGAGGCCAAGGAGGTGTTGCGCGAGGCCACCCGCGAGAAGCTGGGCGAGGTGGAGGCGCACTACAACCTGGGCGTCCTGCTGATGCGGGAGAACGACCTGGACGGCGCCATCGCGGAGTACCAGCGCGCCATCGCCGCGGACCCGAAGCACGCTCGCGCGCACAACAACCTGGGCGTGGCCATCAACGAGAAGGGCGACCCGCGCAAGGCGACGGAGGCCTTCCTCAAGGCCATCGCCGCGGACCCGAAGTACGCGGAGGCGCACTTCAACCTGGGGCTGGCGTACTTCCAGCTGGGCGACAATGTCCGCGCCACCAAGTCCTTCGAGAAGGCGCTGGTGCTGGAGCCGCGCCGCGCCAGCGGGCCGTACACGCAGCTGGGCCACCTGTACCTGGAGCAGGGCAAGAAGAAGCAGGCGGTGGAGGCCTTCAAGAAGGCCATCGAGAAGAGCACCGAGGATGGGCGCAAGACGACAGAGGCGTACCAGGGGCTCGCCCGCGCCTACCTGTCGCTGGGCAAGGCGGACGACGCCGTGGCGACGCTGAAGACGGCGGTGGAGGCGTTCCCGAAGGACGCCGCCGCGCGCGCCGGTTACGGCGAGGCGCTCAAGGCCAAGGGAGACCTGGAAGGCGCCATCGCCCAGTACGAGGAGGCGGTGTCCCTGGCCCCCACGCCGGAGACCCGGCTGGCGCTGGCGGACACGTACGCGAAGAAGCGCGTGGGCGCGAAGGCGCGTCCCCTCTACGAGGCGCTGCTCAAGGAGGACCCCGCCAACCGCGCGGCGAAGCTGGGCCTGGCGGACCTGTTGCTGGCCATGGGCGCCTACGTGGACGCGGAGACGGTGCTGGCGGCCAGGCAGGGCGAGGAGGCGGACACGGCGGCCCTGGCGCGGCTGGGCATCGTCCACTCGCGGAGAGGGCGGCCGGACCTGGCGGTGACGGAGCTGGAGGCGGTGGTGGAGAAGGACCCGGCGCAGGTGGAGGCCCGGACGGAGCTGGGCTTCATCTACATGCGCGGCGGGGACCTGCCCAAGGCGCGCAAGATCCTGGGTGACGTGCTCGCGGTGGAGCCTCGCAACGCCCTGGCGCTGCTGTACCTGGGCCACACGCTGTACCAGCAGGGCAACACGAAGGACGCGGAGAAGTCGTTCCGGGGCTCCATCCAGGTGGACCCGAACTTCGGTGAGCCGCACAACGCGCTGGGGCAGCTGCTCGAGTCGGCCAAGCGCCTGGACGAGGCGAAGCAGGAGTACGAGACGACGCTGAAGCTCCAGCCGGACCACGAGGACGCGAAGGCCTCGCTCAAGCGCCTGGGCGCCTCCGCCAAGGCGCCGTAG
- the bamD gene encoding outer membrane protein assembly factor BamD — MTGHLTGLITAALLAAAPGGAGRAGPGLNPIVSKAKEREELITKLKRDIFKVDRAIGETEKLISKSRNAPYLPDLQFRLAELYVEKSRYVYYLQAESRPEGATGAIVSPETRLMKQKAVQMYHRLLREYPDFKDGDQVTFYLAHEQRELGQFDEMLRTLGDLTRKFPNSPLRLEAEQILGDHFFDKADLAEAERHYQAILEAPPSPVHDLARYKMGWIRVNQAKHAEAVTFFEAAAASAPLPGVDVKKALNVKREALLDLVYSYTEARPAKGALNYFEKLSDSRATYALALDKLGNRYFIKQQYEWAIPALRKLMEIQHDPELDLERAQKLYDALKASKGKVLPDPEDLRVLVRAAVQSKTDPELVEADRKKQLAELEEMGRDLATQLHLAAQKKDEKDLYVRTAEAYQAYLSLFRPEQYVRPMMKNRADALYSAKEYPEAARQFEELARYEAKAKNEKGEEDAIYAALLAHFTTLKQEEALKRNAFEVADARQAMKLLGAEYVSRYPKSPNALDVKFNIARAYYEDGEYPKAAELFTAFALTHPQHKEAPVAGNLALDSLRQINDFKGLDETGKKFLGAPLPANFRADVQKILTESRAEALDELALQSAQETGDVIQGLVKVADENKNTDIGEKALYGAFTAAREKRDLQAERELGGKLVQDYPKSQYLSDVLLTLGRHAAEAAAFGEAATWFEQVGQKLGGDIAGVDGWLAGARLRMALGEYKEAARNLETASEVAGARKSEVLVLLAEARLKARDYSRAKLAADAALKLDPRSAGAAAVLAEVQATTAPTSNADALVATLTTAVQGPNGQTEEAAKGLWYLGEILYRGYKDLPADKVEEKVAQLQSLEGIYTQAASLGYPEWAVASLWRLALAYGHIADVVEATPVPAGLSSAETQQFQAAVKEQVGPLKARSEEAFKACLSRAESLEVFSAAVVGCRARSEQAALPVPQPGAPTQTAALDDLRKKAERTLSIESLEALGMAYLDARQYGVAQLTFGRVTELQDTKASAHSALGWALLNMGDAMGARAAYAKAMDSDPTYDKARLNLAALRCRFGDLDGARRELAVLKDVASLTGPDVDTTGWKACK, encoded by the coding sequence ATGACCGGCCACCTGACCGGCCTGATTACCGCCGCCTTGCTGGCGGCCGCTCCCGGAGGAGCGGGCCGCGCCGGCCCGGGCCTCAACCCCATCGTCTCCAAGGCCAAGGAGCGCGAGGAGCTCATCACCAAGCTCAAGCGCGACATCTTCAAGGTCGACCGCGCCATCGGCGAGACGGAGAAGCTCATCTCCAAGAGCCGCAACGCGCCCTACCTGCCGGACCTCCAGTTCCGGCTGGCCGAGCTGTACGTGGAGAAGAGCCGCTACGTGTACTACCTCCAGGCGGAGTCGCGGCCGGAGGGCGCCACGGGCGCCATCGTCTCCCCGGAGACGCGGCTGATGAAGCAGAAGGCGGTGCAGATGTACCACCGCCTCCTGCGCGAGTACCCGGACTTCAAGGACGGCGACCAGGTGACGTTCTACCTGGCGCACGAGCAGCGCGAGCTGGGCCAGTTCGACGAGATGCTCAGGACGCTCGGGGACCTGACGCGCAAGTTCCCCAACAGCCCGCTGCGGCTGGAGGCGGAGCAGATCCTCGGCGACCACTTCTTCGACAAGGCGGACCTCGCCGAGGCGGAGCGGCACTACCAGGCCATCCTCGAGGCCCCGCCGTCGCCCGTGCACGACCTGGCCCGCTACAAGATGGGCTGGATTCGCGTGAACCAGGCCAAGCACGCGGAGGCGGTCACCTTCTTCGAGGCCGCGGCCGCCAGCGCCCCCCTGCCGGGCGTGGACGTGAAGAAGGCGCTCAACGTCAAGCGCGAGGCGCTGCTGGACCTGGTCTACAGCTACACCGAGGCCCGGCCCGCGAAGGGCGCGCTCAACTACTTCGAGAAGCTCAGCGACAGCCGCGCCACCTACGCGCTCGCGCTGGACAAGCTGGGCAACCGCTACTTCATCAAGCAGCAGTACGAGTGGGCCATCCCCGCGCTGCGCAAGCTGATGGAGATCCAGCACGACCCGGAGCTGGACCTGGAGCGCGCCCAGAAGCTCTATGACGCCCTCAAGGCGTCCAAGGGCAAGGTGCTCCCGGACCCCGAGGACCTGCGCGTGCTGGTGCGCGCGGCGGTGCAGAGCAAGACGGACCCGGAGCTGGTGGAGGCCGACCGCAAGAAGCAGCTGGCGGAGCTGGAGGAGATGGGCCGCGACCTGGCCACCCAGCTGCACCTGGCGGCGCAGAAGAAGGACGAGAAGGACCTCTACGTCCGCACCGCCGAGGCGTACCAGGCGTACCTCAGCCTCTTCCGCCCGGAGCAGTACGTCCGGCCGATGATGAAGAACCGCGCGGACGCGCTGTACTCCGCCAAGGAGTACCCGGAGGCCGCGCGCCAGTTCGAGGAGCTGGCCCGCTACGAGGCCAAGGCGAAGAACGAGAAGGGCGAGGAGGACGCCATCTACGCGGCGCTCCTGGCGCACTTCACCACGCTGAAGCAGGAGGAGGCGCTCAAGCGCAACGCCTTCGAGGTGGCGGACGCGCGCCAGGCCATGAAGCTGCTCGGCGCGGAGTACGTGTCGCGCTACCCCAAGAGCCCCAACGCGCTGGACGTGAAGTTCAACATCGCCCGCGCCTACTACGAGGACGGCGAGTACCCCAAGGCGGCGGAGCTGTTCACCGCCTTCGCCCTCACCCACCCGCAGCACAAGGAGGCCCCGGTCGCCGGCAACCTGGCGCTCGACAGCCTCCGCCAGATCAACGACTTCAAGGGCCTGGACGAGACGGGCAAGAAGTTCCTCGGTGCGCCGCTGCCGGCCAACTTCCGCGCGGACGTGCAGAAGATCCTCACGGAGAGCCGCGCGGAGGCGCTGGACGAGCTGGCGCTGCAGAGCGCCCAGGAGACGGGCGACGTCATCCAGGGCCTCGTGAAGGTGGCGGACGAGAACAAGAACACGGACATCGGCGAGAAGGCGCTGTATGGCGCCTTCACGGCCGCGCGCGAGAAGCGCGACCTGCAGGCCGAGCGCGAGCTGGGCGGCAAGCTGGTGCAGGACTACCCCAAGAGCCAGTACCTGTCGGACGTGCTCCTGACGCTGGGCCGGCACGCGGCGGAGGCGGCGGCGTTCGGCGAGGCGGCCACCTGGTTCGAACAGGTGGGCCAGAAGCTGGGCGGCGACATCGCCGGCGTCGACGGGTGGCTGGCGGGCGCGCGCCTGCGCATGGCGCTGGGCGAGTACAAGGAGGCCGCGCGCAACCTGGAGACGGCGTCCGAGGTCGCCGGGGCGCGCAAGTCGGAGGTGCTGGTGCTCCTGGCCGAGGCGCGGCTGAAGGCGCGGGACTACTCGCGCGCGAAGCTGGCGGCGGACGCGGCGCTGAAGCTCGACCCGCGCAGCGCGGGCGCGGCGGCGGTGCTCGCCGAGGTGCAGGCCACCACGGCGCCCACGTCCAACGCGGACGCGCTCGTCGCAACCCTCACCACCGCGGTGCAGGGCCCCAACGGCCAGACGGAGGAGGCCGCCAAGGGCCTGTGGTACCTGGGCGAAATCCTCTACCGCGGCTACAAGGACCTGCCGGCGGACAAGGTGGAGGAGAAGGTCGCCCAGCTGCAGAGCCTGGAGGGCATCTACACGCAGGCCGCGTCGCTGGGCTACCCCGAGTGGGCGGTGGCCTCGCTGTGGCGGCTGGCGCTGGCGTACGGCCACATCGCGGACGTGGTGGAGGCGACGCCGGTGCCCGCGGGGCTCTCCTCCGCGGAGACGCAGCAGTTCCAGGCCGCGGTGAAGGAGCAGGTGGGCCCGCTCAAGGCCCGCTCCGAGGAGGCCTTCAAGGCGTGTCTGTCCCGCGCGGAGTCACTGGAGGTGTTCAGCGCCGCGGTGGTCGGCTGCCGCGCCCGCTCCGAGCAGGCCGCGCTGCCGGTGCCGCAGCCGGGCGCCCCCACGCAGACGGCCGCGCTGGACGACCTGCGCAAGAAGGCCGAGCGCACGCTCAGCATCGAGTCGCTCGAGGCGCTGGGCATGGCCTACCTGGACGCGCGGCAGTACGGCGTCGCGCAGCTGACGTTCGGCCGCGTGACGGAGCTCCAGGACACCAAGGCGTCGGCGCACTCCGCGCTGGGCTGGGCGCTGCTCAACATGGGTGACGCCATGGGCGCGCGCGCAGCCTACGCCAAGGCCATGGACTCCGACCCCACGTACGACAAGGCCCGGCTCAACCTGGCGGCGCTGCGCTGCCGCTTCGGCGACCTCGACGGCGCCCGGCGCGAGCTGGCCGTCCTCAAGGACGTCGCCTCGCTCACCGGGCCGGACGTCGACACGACGGGGTGGAAGGCGTGCAAGTGA
- a CDS encoding FecCD family ABC transporter permease yields the protein MSASDVAPVHATYPTREQSRTAGGRPRPWGLLTALVVAAVLAALSAGAVRVPLVGLLGSLLEALGWETGHRLEHTQEAVLLSIRLPRAVLGLLVGAVLATTGTALQALFRNPLVEPGLLGTSSGAALGAVTAIVLDVTLSTHLGSYRLLAVPGAAFVGALGATLLAQRLGTGSGGRTETARILLAGVAISAGAGAGIGLLMQVASDAQLRTITFWTWGSLAGTSWQTVGVAAVPLLVALGLLLRDARVLNLLLLGEREAWHLGVDVERLKRRLVLVAALGVGAAVSVTGMIGFVGLLVPAVLRLTLGPDHRRLMGAAALLGAALLVAADTLARTMSTSEMSVGALTSVLGVPVFVSLLARRGLT from the coding sequence ATGAGCGCATCGGACGTGGCGCCCGTCCACGCCACGTACCCGACCCGGGAGCAGTCGCGGACGGCGGGCGGGCGGCCTCGTCCCTGGGGGCTGCTCACCGCGCTCGTGGTCGCCGCGGTGTTGGCGGCGCTCTCGGCGGGGGCGGTGCGCGTGCCGCTGGTGGGGCTGCTGGGGTCCCTGTTGGAGGCGCTGGGGTGGGAGACGGGACACCGGCTCGAGCACACACAGGAGGCGGTGCTGCTCTCCATCCGGCTGCCGCGCGCGGTGCTGGGGCTGTTGGTGGGGGCGGTGCTGGCCACCACGGGCACCGCGCTCCAGGCGTTGTTCCGCAACCCGCTCGTCGAGCCAGGGCTGCTGGGCACGTCGAGCGGCGCGGCGCTGGGGGCGGTGACGGCCATCGTCCTGGACGTGACGCTCAGCACGCATCTGGGCTCGTACCGGCTCTTGGCGGTGCCGGGCGCGGCCTTCGTGGGCGCGCTGGGCGCGACGCTGCTCGCGCAGCGGTTGGGCACGGGCAGCGGCGGGCGCACGGAGACGGCGCGCATCCTGCTCGCGGGAGTGGCCATCAGCGCGGGCGCGGGCGCCGGCATCGGCCTGCTCATGCAAGTGGCCTCCGACGCGCAGCTTCGCACCATCACCTTCTGGACCTGGGGCAGCCTGGCGGGGACGTCGTGGCAGACGGTGGGCGTGGCGGCGGTGCCGTTGCTGGTGGCGCTGGGGCTCCTCTTGCGTGACGCGCGGGTGCTCAACCTGTTGCTGCTGGGCGAGCGCGAGGCGTGGCACCTGGGCGTGGACGTGGAGCGGCTCAAGCGCCGGCTCGTGCTGGTCGCCGCGCTGGGCGTGGGCGCGGCGGTGTCCGTCACGGGGATGATTGGCTTCGTGGGGCTGCTGGTGCCCGCGGTGCTGCGGCTCACGTTGGGGCCGGACCACCGGCGGTTGATGGGCGCCGCGGCGCTGCTGGGCGCGGCGCTGCTCGTCGCGGCGGATACGCTGGCGCGCACGATGTCGACGTCGGAGATGTCGGTGGGCGCGTTGACGTCCGTGCTGGGCGTCCCGGTGTTCGTCTCGCTGCTCGCGCGCAGGGGACTGACATGA
- a CDS encoding AgmX/PglI C-terminal domain-containing protein, which produces MSGQPSVLQVVILRDGLLVGTEVFVPGTYALGSDPSSDLRLDDPSVEPRHALLYFQNGRTAIQDAGTATGIFVNGHRVTACEIRSVDEVLCGPFVLKTRVLAQRPQETKPQPPPEVAALFGAAQPTPPSAPQPAPQGGAVRQLRPTAAPAQPLATTVPAVRAVPQPPAAQAATQAGYPQAAAPAVVPMPAPVAHAAHAVAAPVQLAPVPQPVVPVQAPPAAVPAGTVPSVRRRTTQEPPTAPANTGMLLADDLLADVAMEPLPAATGPLLQEPRAQASRPTHAPRIAPGKGAAQLYLELYWGAIRRDARRFKPDAKLPVQASLEAPGAMPLWGFTLPESNAPFTLAESLNGAFRLFVPPGTEVEKSGGDGRFTPVTGAALESDGSRRFITLRDGSAARLTQGQMSLVAYAAPVPEKVFVNPLKGLPWLALTCFVLFASGLGAFIALKPPLPETADFTQKNLPPVALRLIAPEPKKKEEAKKKLEAIKQQKKPVEKKVAEKPTPKPVEKVVQQQPPPETPAKPVAAENKALKALAKLSAAGPATKDLLAAVDKLGSGPGSKNAKNSNYKLSGLIGKAPIANAGLGTFGLGGGGKGGGATLGAEILRGKGGGGIGALGAGSVGKGQVGGTVTRATARSISSAQGTVDREAVARVINSHLNEVHGCYERALLKDPGLAGKVVLEWTIGANGRVAAAKTKSSTLRNASVEACILSNLKGWTFPAPKGGVVIITYPFLFNSVGY; this is translated from the coding sequence TTGAGCGGCCAGCCCAGCGTCCTGCAAGTCGTCATCCTCCGCGACGGACTCCTCGTAGGGACCGAGGTGTTCGTCCCCGGCACGTATGCGCTCGGCTCGGATCCCTCGTCGGACCTGAGGCTGGATGACCCGTCCGTGGAGCCGCGCCACGCGCTGCTCTACTTCCAGAACGGTCGCACCGCCATCCAGGACGCGGGGACGGCCACCGGCATCTTCGTCAACGGACACCGGGTCACCGCGTGTGAGATCCGCTCCGTGGACGAGGTGCTGTGCGGCCCCTTCGTCCTGAAGACACGCGTGCTCGCGCAGCGGCCACAGGAGACCAAGCCGCAGCCTCCGCCGGAGGTCGCGGCGCTGTTCGGCGCGGCCCAGCCCACGCCCCCGAGCGCGCCCCAGCCCGCCCCCCAGGGTGGCGCCGTGCGCCAGCTGCGCCCCACCGCCGCGCCCGCGCAGCCGCTGGCCACCACCGTGCCCGCCGTGCGTGCGGTGCCGCAGCCCCCGGCCGCGCAGGCCGCCACCCAGGCCGGCTACCCGCAGGCGGCCGCGCCCGCCGTCGTCCCCATGCCCGCGCCCGTCGCGCACGCGGCCCACGCCGTGGCCGCGCCGGTGCAGCTGGCGCCGGTGCCCCAGCCCGTCGTGCCGGTGCAGGCGCCGCCCGCCGCCGTGCCCGCGGGCACCGTGCCCTCGGTGCGCCGCCGCACCACGCAGGAGCCGCCCACGGCCCCCGCCAACACCGGGATGCTGCTCGCGGACGACCTGCTCGCGGACGTCGCCATGGAGCCGCTGCCCGCAGCCACCGGCCCGCTGCTCCAGGAGCCCCGCGCGCAGGCCTCGCGCCCCACGCACGCGCCGCGCATCGCGCCGGGCAAGGGCGCCGCTCAGCTCTACCTGGAGCTGTACTGGGGCGCCATCCGCCGCGACGCGCGCCGCTTCAAGCCCGACGCGAAGCTGCCGGTGCAGGCGTCGCTGGAGGCCCCGGGCGCCATGCCGCTGTGGGGCTTCACCCTGCCGGAGTCCAACGCCCCCTTCACCCTTGCCGAGTCCCTCAACGGCGCCTTCCGCCTCTTCGTCCCCCCGGGCACCGAGGTGGAGAAGAGCGGCGGTGACGGCCGCTTCACGCCCGTCACCGGCGCGGCGCTGGAGTCCGACGGCAGCCGGCGCTTCATCACCCTGCGCGACGGGTCGGCCGCGCGCCTGACGCAGGGGCAGATGTCGCTCGTCGCCTACGCGGCGCCCGTCCCGGAGAAGGTCTTCGTCAACCCGCTCAAGGGCCTGCCCTGGCTGGCGCTGACGTGCTTCGTCCTCTTCGCCTCCGGGCTGGGCGCCTTCATCGCGCTCAAGCCACCCCTGCCGGAGACCGCGGACTTCACGCAGAAGAACCTGCCGCCCGTCGCGCTGCGCCTCATCGCCCCGGAGCCCAAGAAGAAGGAGGAGGCGAAGAAGAAGCTGGAGGCCATCAAGCAGCAGAAGAAGCCGGTCGAGAAGAAGGTGGCGGAGAAGCCCACGCCCAAGCCGGTGGAGAAGGTGGTCCAGCAGCAGCCCCCGCCGGAGACGCCGGCCAAGCCCGTCGCCGCGGAGAACAAGGCGCTCAAGGCGCTGGCCAAGCTGTCGGCCGCGGGCCCCGCCACCAAGGACCTGCTGGCCGCGGTGGACAAGCTGGGCAGCGGTCCGGGCAGCAAGAACGCGAAGAACTCCAACTACAAGCTGTCGGGCCTCATCGGGAAGGCGCCCATCGCCAACGCGGGCCTGGGCACGTTCGGGCTGGGGGGTGGAGGCAAGGGCGGCGGCGCCACGCTCGGCGCGGAAATCCTGCGCGGCAAGGGCGGTGGCGGAATCGGCGCGCTGGGCGCGGGCTCCGTCGGCAAGGGGCAGGTGGGCGGCACCGTCACGCGCGCCACCGCGCGCAGCATCAGCTCCGCGCAGGGCACCGTGGACCGCGAGGCCGTGGCGCGCGTCATCAACAGCCACCTGAACGAAGTGCATGGCTGCTACGAGCGCGCGCTGCTCAAGGACCCGGGCCTGGCCGGCAAGGTGGTGCTGGAGTGGACCATCGGCGCCAACGGCCGGGTGGCCGCGGCGAAGACGAAGTCCTCCACGCTGCGCAATGCCTCCGTCGAAGCCTGCATCCTCTCGAATCTGAAGGGCTGGACCTTCCCCGCGCCCAAGGGCGGGGTGGTCATCATCACCTACCCGTTCCTCTTCAACTCCGTCGGCTACTGA
- a CDS encoding outer membrane beta-barrel domain-containing protein yields the protein MRYALLLLSFLVPGLARAQAEALENPGTVSAIQERQYRMHHELLLGVGVLPADAYYKGFIGTVAYTYHFSDTFAWQVGRGSYSYNVNTSLRTQLERDFEVSPTDTAFQDEIQWMVGSDLVWSPLYGKLAVLNSSVLHFEAFLLGGGTVVKTERQDGFRPAVNLGLGVRLFSGKTVSFRLDVTNNVVFAGASRIINVPVVQLGTAFNFGATE from the coding sequence GTGCGATACGCCCTCCTCCTCCTCTCGTTCCTGGTGCCCGGCCTCGCCCGCGCCCAGGCCGAGGCGCTCGAGAACCCCGGCACCGTCTCCGCCATCCAGGAGCGTCAGTACCGGATGCACCACGAGCTGCTCCTCGGCGTCGGCGTGCTCCCCGCCGACGCCTACTACAAGGGTTTCATCGGCACCGTCGCCTACACGTACCACTTCAGCGACACGTTCGCGTGGCAGGTGGGCCGGGGCTCGTACAGCTACAACGTCAACACGTCGCTGCGCACCCAGCTGGAGCGCGACTTCGAGGTGTCCCCCACCGACACCGCCTTCCAGGACGAAATCCAGTGGATGGTGGGCTCGGACCTGGTGTGGAGCCCGCTGTACGGCAAGCTGGCGGTGCTCAACAGCTCCGTGCTGCACTTCGAGGCGTTCCTCTTGGGCGGCGGCACCGTGGTGAAGACGGAGCGGCAGGACGGCTTCCGCCCCGCGGTCAACCTGGGCCTGGGCGTGCGGCTGTTCTCCGGCAAGACGGTCTCCTTCCGGCTGGACGTGACGAACAACGTCGTCTTCGCCGGCGCGTCCCGCATCATCAACGTCCCCGTGGTCCAGCTCGGAACCGCGTTCAACTTCGGCGCCACGGAATGA
- a CDS encoding heme ABC transporter ATP-binding protein: protein MSLEVRDLEVWRGRGRALGPVSLALMPGEVLAVVGPNGAGKSTLLSAMCGELPYSAGDVLLDGRPFAKWPNRERALRLGVLPQESSLGFGFTVLEVALLGRSPHVSRGDGDEDLQAALGALDAVDMRHLSSRPYTALSGGERQRTQLARVLAQLWDAPAQGHRYLLLDEPTSSLDLAHQHLVLEKAARFAHEGGAVLAVLHDLNLAARYADRIAVLAGGRLVELAAPSRVLRADLVAQVFGLQVEVVEWPGVPGPFVIPSGRASPSP from the coding sequence ATGAGCCTGGAGGTGAGAGACCTCGAGGTATGGCGGGGCCGGGGCAGGGCGCTGGGGCCGGTGTCGCTGGCGCTGATGCCCGGCGAGGTGCTCGCCGTGGTGGGGCCCAACGGCGCGGGCAAGTCCACGCTGCTGTCCGCCATGTGTGGCGAGCTGCCGTACTCGGCGGGAGATGTCCTGCTGGATGGCCGGCCCTTCGCGAAGTGGCCGAACCGGGAGCGGGCCCTGCGTCTGGGCGTGTTGCCGCAGGAGTCCTCGCTGGGCTTCGGCTTCACCGTGCTGGAGGTGGCGCTTCTCGGGCGCAGTCCCCACGTCTCGAGGGGCGATGGCGACGAGGACCTCCAGGCGGCCCTTGGCGCGCTGGACGCGGTGGACATGCGGCACCTGTCGTCGCGGCCCTATACCGCGTTGTCGGGGGGAGAGCGTCAGCGGACGCAGCTGGCGCGGGTGCTCGCGCAGCTCTGGGATGCGCCCGCGCAGGGGCACCGTTACCTGTTGCTCGACGAGCCGACGTCGAGCCTGGACCTCGCGCACCAGCACCTGGTGCTGGAGAAGGCGGCGCGGTTCGCTCACGAGGGCGGCGCGGTGCTGGCCGTGCTCCATGATTTGAACCTCGCCGCGCGTTACGCGGACCGCATCGCCGTCCTGGCGGGAGGCCGGCTGGTGGAACTGGCGGCGCCCTCGCGGGTGCTGCGCGCGGACCTCGTCGCGCAGGTCTTCGGCCTCCAGGTGGAGGTCGTCGAGTGGCCGGGTGTCCCTGGCCCGTTCGTCATCCCCTCGGGGCGCGCCTCACCTTCGCCCTGA